Genomic DNA from Felis catus isolate Fca126 chromosome E3, F.catus_Fca126_mat1.0, whole genome shotgun sequence:
TGGGGCAGGATCCGTCCTACCTCGCAGTTTTCCCATTGAGCCGACATCCAGATTGTGTTTGCACACCTTTCCTGTAGATGTCTAGGGCTTCATCTGTACACGGGATACACGATCTCAGGCAGGACGGAGGAATGGGTACCCTCCAAGACTTGCACAGCTGCCCAGTTCAGCGAAGAGGGAGAGGGACCCAGCCACGCCTTCTTGGGTGAAGTCCCAGACTCACTACCCCAGGCAGACTCACAAGTTCGTGCCCCTCCGCCTGTTAGAGTTTTGATCATGCCCCCGACGCCCTGTGATCCAATCACTTTTGGGTGCAACTGAGGACTCGCTGAGGCCCCTCCCATATCAGCCTTTGGTTAATTGTGGTTTAATACCCAGTGTTCACTTCCCCAGGACGTCTAACAGGCCAATCCCGATGCGCTTTAGGAACAACATTTAGTTCCGCTGGCCAATCATTTTCCAATTCCCACAAGGCCACGCCTCCTAGACTCAGAGCCAAGCTTACGCTTGGACCTGGATCTGGCGCAGGCGCCTTGCAACAGCCGCGCCAGGGTCACTTGAGGGCCACGGGGAGGCGCTGCAGGCGGGAGCCCAGATGGATGGAGGCAGAGCAGGCAGGGATCATCGGGGCCTAACCCCACCCCCCGGCTCCTTCCCCCAGGCCAGGCCCAGGGGCGGAGAATGAGACTGCACCGAGGGACACACGTCCAGCCCTTCCATGACTCGTGTCACCCCAGCAACTATATGTGTGTAGCCGAAGCAAGCGGTACTGTGGCCAGATGGGCTGGGCAAGGGCGGCTTGGAGCAGCAGCGTCATCAGCAGCAGGGACCTGTGGGATCGAAAATGGGATAGGACAGGGCGGCTGGAACCCACCCCCCAGACCTTGGTTGGGGACAGGCACCGCCCCATTCCAACCAGGCTTCAGAGCCAGAAGCCAGCTTACCCACGAAACTAGGTGTCTGAGGACGGGTGCCATGCCCAGCTTCGGAAACTAGGCTTGGGATTCGGAACTCTTAGAAATTTAGAGTTGGGGTCTGGAGTTTAGGTGCCTCATAGAAACCAGGTGTCAGGCTCTTCTGTCTCTTCTACTGCTTTAGCCACATAACCACATAGAAACCAAGTGTGCTGATCTAGAGTCACTGGCTCTCTAAGCTGAACTCCTATGTCAAAGCCTATGCTTtttttctgggcacagggctgctccttctgcctggCAACCTTTCCCCTGCTTCTTCCTGTAACTGGCTCCTCCTCATTTAATGTTCCACTCAAATGTCGCACCTTCTGAGACAAGCCTTTCCCTGTTCACTGTATGTGAAGCAACAGCTCAGATACACGGTGCTTACTCACAGTGCTTCTTCTTAGCCTCAGGAATGCCCACCGATGCCCCACAGTCTCACCTGTATCCCAGCGTGGCCTGGCCCAGCTTCACTGCTTTGGCATTAGGTACTCACAGTAGTCTTTCCCCAGGAACAATACTGAGCCAGATGTGGGTGttaccccctccctgccccacctgttCCTATGGGATAGTAGGAGGGCAGTACCAGCTTGCTGTGGTCATAGCACCTGGAACAGTCTGATCTGAGTCTGCCTGGGCTGGGTCTAGCCCCAAGGATGGCCAGGAAAAGGGGAGGCTGGATACCTGGAGGTCCTGGGACAGCCCTTCCAGGAACACACATGCACAGGGGAGTCtccaagctctttttttttttttttttaatttcttacaaaacCATGTGTTCCAGCCAAAGAGGACACTGCAGGCCCTCTCCCAGGCATTGCAGTTTGAGTGGGGAAGCCCCCATGAATGAGTGGCTGTCAACCCCAGAAGAactgtctgcccctctgcacaGGGCCAATGTGAGGAAGGGGGTCCAGCTGGAGGCtctgtcctgccctcccccctcagcTGCTGGGAGAGAAGGCAGACCTGGGTCCCTGGTGCTCTTAGTGCCtgcaagggaaggagggagaacagggtctgaggggaggaggaaaggctgGGGCCCAGGATGAGGCAGGCCAGGGGGCAGGCCCACAATAGCTCACCAAGAACGTGCGATGTTCTCAAACCAATATGGAGACACCAATGATCACTGCCACAATGAGGACagtgacagacagacagatggcgATCAAAACTTTTTTCTGTGGGAGAGGAGGAGTTCAGAGAaactcaggaaggaaggaagggaaggccaCCCAGGGCCTGGGATGGGACAAGGGGGACAGGGAAGCTCACCTTCCGTGCCTTCTTCTGGTTCTCCAGGGCCATCTTGACATGTTCCTGCCCCCGTTCCACATAGTCTGCTGAGCTCAGGATGTTTTTCTCAATCCGGTTGATCATCTCCCCCTGCTCAGAAGAGAAGATGGTTCAGGCAGGTGGGGATAACTGGGGGTAGAGGGCCCAGTGGCTCCTATTTGCTCACCCTAGTTCAGGTGCCTGAAGGACATTTTCTGGCAGAAAACACTGCACTGACAAAGATGCGGGGGCAGGACCACATCTGACAAAAGTTCACACTCTTGAGGGTGGCTTCCAGGACCCCCTTTATCATGTGGTCCCTCCTGCTCTGCTCCCTTACCCCGTAAAACCTTCATTTGCAGTGGTGGCTTGGAGCCAAGTGCCTTAAGAGGATCACACCTTTTCACAGAGGGTGAACTTTTGTCCCCTTGTAAATCTGTCTGAATTTGCCCATTCTTCTAAGGCCTGCCTCTCAACAGCTGTGAagccctccccatccctgcctcctcATCCCGGCCAGCCTTCAGGTCCTGGTGCTCCTACTGAGTGAAATCCCTTCCCCATGACTCCCAGCTACACAAGGGCATTGGCTGCAGCACTAGTGAGTCAGCTCCTCCACGACAGCGCTGGAAGCTTACCTCACCCCATACAACCAGGGCCAGGAGAAGAACACTACCTCCCACCCCGACCTCATACAGATTTGAGGACAAAGGCCCACTGTGAGACAACTTTGACTAGAGCTGTTAGAGGTATAAGGGTGGATTGTATTGGTGAAGGAGGAGCCAGGGTTGGGGCTATACCTGGGGTGGGCTAAACTGGTGGATAGGGTGAGATGCTGCATATAGAGGAGTGGCCACCTGGGTAACTGTGGAGGTAGAAGGAATTCTGGGGCATGGCTAAGGATGGAAATAAGGGCCAGCCTGGGGGCATGGCCCAGCCTGGAGGAAGATAAAAACCTCAGGGAGAAAGGCTTAAGGGTGGAGATGGGCTGACAGTCACAGCTGgggttcttttctttattattttttttaatgtttatccatttatttttcagacagagagagaaagaacacaagtgggggaggggcgcgcacacacacatacacacacacagacacacacacacacacacacacacacacacaacatctgaagcacaggctctgagctgtcagcacagagcctgatgcaggacctGAACTcccgaactatgagatcataacccaaggtgaagtcagatgcttaactgactgagccacccacagctGGGGTTCTGACTGAACATGGTCTCACATCCCGGGGCTAGGTCAAGCCCAGCCAGCTATCCTGGGTGCCCACCTGCACCTCCACTTCAGTAGCCAGAAAAGTGAAGATCTCATGAAGTTCACGGATACTGCGTTCAAGCTGCTGGATCTCACTGTGCCGGGCTGAGATCTCATTTAGGGCCTGTCGAGTCACTTGTGTGTCCTTCAGTATCTGGGGAGTGGACAGGAATGGACAGATGGGTCACAGGGAAATCAGCAGCAAGTGAGAAGTTCCTGTTGAGCTTTCAGGCAGCCCTTGGGATTAGAAGTGGGGCTAGGGCCCTGATGAGTGACTCTAGGCATGCTAATTCactcccctctgggcctcagtatTCCCTCAATCAAAAAGGGCCAGGCCTCAGAGAAGATGGGAATCCCAGAAGAGGGAGCGGGCTGTGGCCACTCACATTGGATACAAACACCTCACTCTGCCCACTGTCCAGCATCTGCTCCAGCTCTTCGTCAGACACCATTCCAGCATTTGCTGCGAAGGAAAAGGCCAGGCTCAGAGCTGGGTCAGGTTACCTGACCCTGTGGGCCGGACACCACAACTCACTGATCTTCAGCTGCCTCCGAATCCGCTCCACATTCTTCTCCCGATATTCCGACTGCATCAAGTTGCACTTGTTGATGAGCTCCACGAATTGCTGGGACAGGACCCCATGCTAAGGATGGAGAATATAGGCTGGGCACCCCAGGAGGATTTGGCCTCAGCATCCCCACGGGGAGAGCGAGCAAACAGCATAAGTACAAGTGCCTGCCCCTTTAACCACccttctctcaaattaaaagCCAAAACCCTTACCAGGGCTTATAAGGCCCTATAtgaccttcccttcccccatttcccCTCTGACCTTATCTTCCCAGCTGTTCCCTCACTCACTCCCTCCAACCACAGTGGGCTCTTTACCCTCTCCCACCAAAGCCACTTCTACCTCAGGCCTTTGCACTCACTGCTCCTTGGTCCTAGAATGTTTGTGCCCCACAGGAGCCTTTAAATCTTTGTTCCAGTATCACCTTCTGAACAAAGTTTTCTTACCTTATTAAAACCAACCTGCTTTCTGCCGGCACTCTCAATCCCTTTTCTCCTCAATTTTTCCCTTAACTATATTCTAAAATAGTGTACTGCTTTATTATGATGTTTGTCTCTCCCCACCAGAATGTGAGCTCCAGGAGGATAGGAATCTTTGGCTCACTGCTACATCTCAAACAGCTAGAAAAGAGTCTAGCacacagtagacactcaataCATACCTGTGAATGCTTGCTGAACACCAGCCTGACTGCTTAGACTAAAGGTGTGCTGGTATACCTGGAAGTCAGCCTATGGCCCAGACTTTACAGGTCCAGCTGGGCCCTCAGCCTCTCACACTAATGACCACCACAGGCTCCTCCTGAAATGTCCTCTCACCTTGTCCATTCCCCTGCTGTCTTCCATGTGCTCATTCCTTGGAGCTCCTTCCTCAGAAACATATCTGCTCTCCAACCTTCAGCTGCACCCTTGCAAGATGCCCAAACCACTCTATCTTCAATCTGGGGTCCGTGCTGAGCTCTGGGCCCACCTACTCCAACTCTGACCTCCAGGAACTCCAAACCACTCCTCATTGGGTACCCAGAGGGAGGCAGCTAGATCACCTCAAATCTTAGGAGTTAATAAGATATTGATTCAGTGACTTTCCCCTTCCAAGGAAGTTCCTCTTCCTGACTTCTTGAATTCTGTCCATGGGGCAGAGGATGTCCCATGTGACAGGGGTATCCTCTGCCCTGTGGGCAGGAAACCTCCCACTCATTTATGACTATATCCTCTTCTTCCCTGGGCAGGGATATTAGCTACCAAACCCTACCTGAATAATGTCTTTGCCACCTATTCAAGTTTGACTCCCCATCTTGGTTTCTAGAAAGCATGGCTTCTGCAGCCAACATGTCCTTGGGCATGATCTGGGGACCCTGAAACTTGAATGGAGAAGCCAGAGCAGGATATTAGATAGATTGGGAGTCAGGAGACCTTGGGTCTTGACCTTgggtgaattttttctttctctcagtctcagtttccccatttgaaaGTCATCAGGTTGAACTTGATGATCTCTAAGGGTCCTTCCTTCTTATTTCTGCCACCTAATGATCTAGGAACACTTGCAAAATGTCTGAGCTCTGGGAATAACAAACCTACCTGGGTTTTTTTCATCCTTGTGTTGACTGAGTTATAATTCTCATCAGCTTCCTCCTTCTGGGGCTCTATGGCTGTGGGAAGACACAGGGTATTGGTGGGGAAGGGGGTTTGGCCTGTAGCTTCGGAAATCATGTGGGGACCAGGACACAGGGCCAGGACCATACCCCATCCATACAATAGAAAGGTGCTTATCTCTACAAGATTCTTTTGGGAATTATAACTTATCATAAATGACTAATTCTGAGCCTCTGATGGGAGAAAGCATATTTTTCTTCACAATACATCAGAGAATTCCCACAGGTATGCAGAGGCCTCTTGACAAACTCCCATCTGCCTGTCCAAAGAGTGCACATTGGGCAGCAAGAATTGTAGGAGTAAGTGGTTTCCTTATAAATAAAGGAGCTCAAGAGGCAGGCATGTGCTGTGGAAAGTACTATGGACTGGAAGCCAAGAAACAAAGATTCTAGGCCTAggcctgctgtgtgacctggatACATCACTGGCCTCTCTGGGCCACATACTCCCCAGATATACCAGGAGCTGGGCAGGACCACAGGGAAGGATGTCTGAGGTCTTAGGAGCTCACCCTTCAGCTGCGCTCGGATCTCCCTCCCCAACTGTTTGATCTCATCACGCAGGTTCTGCAGGTCCTGCTTCATACCTGAACAAGAGAAAGCCATGACTCCCAAACAGTAGCCCCCATCTCAACAAACCTCCCTAGCCACCACCTGCATCATACTACAATCCCCACAATCCCTCTGGCTGAACATGCGTTGGCGCTTCGGGTTTCACTCACTCTCCTCGGGAAGGGGCGTGGCCAGGATGGTGACCTGCTGCTTCTCCAACTCTCGGACTTTATTCTCCAGCTTGACAATAGTCTGTCGAATTGTCCAGACCTGGGGAAGGTGACCAAGAGGGCTGAAGGAGATACGGGGGTACTCCAGACTGCGCTGCTCCTTGGGTCATCCAGCCCCCTCGTGAAGACAGGCCGAGACCCCAGCCTCTTACCTTTTGGAAGAACTCATCGTCCGGGCTCCCCAGCCGTACTGTGCCCGGGTGTACCACCAGCGCGACCCGCTCCTTGTCCTCATCGTCCGAACTGTCATCCCCCTGCCAGGGCCGGGGTTGCTGGCATCACTTCCCTGCTGTTGCTCTCTCCCCGCAGGACTCACGGACTTCCGGGTCTTTCCTTTCCTAGCCCTCAGCCACCCCTCCCTACCCCTAAGACCAGGAGTCCTATATTCCAGCCAGACCCCATCCCGTCCGCCCGTCCCCAACTCTGCAGCCCCTACTTCTCACCTGCCTCAGTTCGTGGGTCCTGTCGCGCATGGCGGCCCGAGCTCCCTTCCCCGGCACGGGAGACCCGAGGGCCTCAAGACTAAGTTTAGAACTCCcgtaccccactcacactctgacaCTGACACTCCCCTCCGCCCTCACCCTGCGGACCCCCAAGCTCCCCACGAGCCACCAgaggctctgtgccaggtaccatCCACAGTCAATGCGAAGAAGCCGACCTTGGGTACCCCCAAGATTCCACAGGTTggaattcccttttctttccccccctccctctcccttagCCTCGGCCCCGCCCCTCTGGGATGATCGGGGCATGCGCGTGGGGTCGCGTCTCTTCCTCGCCAAAGGGAGAGGCGGAGGTCGGAAGCTGTAGCGCCCCGAACGGAAGCAAAGCTGCCTGGATGTGAGAACCCGCCCCCTTTGCCGGAACCGTCGCATCTTCCAACGGAAATCTAGTTGCCAAACCGGGTGGGAATGCGTCATTGGTACGTAATCTGAGAGGCCCTGCATCTCATATCACGCCatggtgcccctccccccccccgcgtCACATGACCGGCTCGGTCCCACCCTCGAAGACTACAGAACGTGACGCTTTGATTGTCACGTGTCTCGGCGCTGTAGACTCCATCGCTGGAATACCCTTCCTCCCTACGAAGTCCTCGGCACCCCGGCGCCCAAACTACGCCCCTCCAGCCCGCACGAGGCGGGGAGGGGTCTGCCGACTATCCTCAGAGACCCTTTGAGGCAGTGGGTGGTAGGACCCTTGCTGAATTCTTTCTTTTGCGCCCAGGGGCGTGGGCAGAGAACTTAAAATTCGGAGCTGTTAGCATCATGGGACCTTGAAATTCAGGAAATAATAAGATCCAGCGTCAGAGAATTGCAGGGTTTTGTAGACAGAGAATCTGGGGGTGGAAAGTGACCTCACCCAAGACAGAAATCTCCCGCATGCTCCTGGCTCAGCCTCACAGGTGGGCGGCTGGCGCCCTGCTTGAACACTGCAGTTCCGCTGCACTCACCACCTTCCGAGCATGAGACCATTTCAGGGCAACTAAAGCTGAGAAAAGTGTCTGTATTATATTGAACAGTCTGCCACTTACATCTCTCTCATCAGGGTCTACCCTCTGAAGCCCACAAAAAAATCTGCACTCATTCCACATTATAGTGGACTGTGAGCTCTTGAGGTCAGGGCATGACAGTCTT
This window encodes:
- the STX4 gene encoding syntaxin-4 isoform X1, with translation MRDRTHELRQGDDSSDDEDKERVALVVHPGTVRLGSPDDEFFQKVWTIRQTIVKLENKVRELEKQQVTILATPLPEESMKQDLQNLRDEIKQLGREIRAQLKAIEPQKEEADENYNSVNTRMKKTQHGVLSQQFVELINKCNLMQSEYREKNVERIRRQLKITNAGMVSDEELEQMLDSGQSEVFVSNILKDTQVTRQALNEISARHSEIQQLERSIRELHEIFTFLATEVEVQGEMINRIEKNILSSADYVERGQEHVKMALENQKKARKKKVLIAICLSVTVLIVAVIIGVSILV
- the STX4 gene encoding syntaxin-4 isoform X2 — protein: MGDDSSDDEDKERVALVVHPGTVRLGSPDDEFFQKVWTIRQTIVKLENKVRELEKQQVTILATPLPEESMKQDLQNLRDEIKQLGREIRAQLKAIEPQKEEADENYNSVNTRMKKTQHGVLSQQFVELINKCNLMQSEYREKNVERIRRQLKITNAGMVSDEELEQMLDSGQSEVFVSNILKDTQVTRQALNEISARHSEIQQLERSIRELHEIFTFLATEVEVQGEMINRIEKNILSSADYVERGQEHVKMALENQKKARKKKVLIAICLSVTVLIVAVIIGVSILV